The Syngnathus typhle isolate RoL2023-S1 ecotype Sweden linkage group LG16, RoL_Styp_1.0, whole genome shotgun sequence genome includes a region encoding these proteins:
- the srp54 gene encoding signal recognition particle subunit SRP54 → MVLADLGRKITSALRSLSNATIINEEVLNSMLKEVCAALLEADVNIKLVKQLRENVKAAIDLEEMASGLNKRRMIQHAVFKELVKLVDPGVKAWTPSKGKNNVIMFVGLQGSGKTTTCSKLAYYYQRKGWKTCLICADTFRAGAFDQLKQNATKARIPFYGSYTEMDPVVIAAEGVDKFKGENFEIIIVDTSGRHKQEDSLFEEMLQVSNAVQPDNIVYVMDASIGQACESQAKAFKDKVDVASVIVTKLDGHAKGGGALSAVAATRSPIIFIGTGEHIDDFEPFKTQPFVSKLLGMGDIEGLIDRVNELKLDDNEELIDKLKHGQFTLRDMYEQFQNIMKMGPFGQIMGMIPGFGTDFMSKGNEQESMARLKKLMTIMDSMNDQELDSKDGAKLFTKQANRIQRVARGAGVATRDVQELLTQYTKFAQMVKKMGGIKGLFKGGDMSKNVNPSQMAKLNQQMAKMMDPRVLHHMGGMQGLQSMMRQFQQGAAGNMKGMMGFNNM, encoded by the exons ATGGTGCTCGCCGATCTGGGACGCAAGATCACATCGGCACTGAGGTCCCTCAGCAATGCCACCATCATCAATGAAGAG GTCCTCAACTCCATGCTGAAGGAGGTGTGCGCCGCCCTCCTGGAGGCCGATGTCAACATCAAGCTGGTCAAGCAGCTGCGAGAGAACGTCAA GGCCGCCATCGACCTGGAGGAGATGGCGTCGGGTCTGAACAAGAGGAGGATGATCCAGCACGCCGTCTTCAAGGAGCTGGTCAAG CTGGTGGACCCTGGCGTGAAGGCCTGGACGCCCTCCAAAGGCAAGAACAACGTCATCATGTTTGTGGGCCTGCAGGGCAGCGGCAAGACCACAACTTGCTCCAAG CTGGCGTATTACTACCAGCGCAAAGGCTGGAAGACGTGCCTCATATGTGCCGACACATTCCGAGCCG GCGCCTTCGATCAGCTCAAGCAGAACGCCACCAAGGCCAGGATACCCTTCTACGGCAG TTACACAGAAATGGATCCAGTGGTGATCGCTGCGGAGGGCGTGGACAAGTTCAAAGGCGAGAACTTTGAGATCATCATCGTAGACACCAGCGGACGCCACAAACAGGAAGACTCGCTCTTCGAGGAGATGCTGCAAGTCTCCAACGCCGTG CAACCCGACAACATCGTCTACGTGATGGACGCGTCCATTGGTCAGGCCTGCGAGTCTCAGGCCAAAGCCTTCAAAGACAAAGTGGACGTGGCCTCAGTCATCGTCACCAAGCTGGACGGCCACGCCAAAGGAGGCGGAGCTCTCAGCGC GGTGGCGGCAACCCGCAGTCCCATCATCTTTATCGGCACGGGCGAGCATATTGACGACTTTGAACCCTTCAAGACACAGCCGTTTGTCAGCAAGCTCCTCG GCATGGGTGACATTGAGGGCCTGATCGACAGAGTCAACGAACTCAAGCTGGACGACAACGAGGAGCTGATCGACAAGCTCAAACACG GCCAGTTCACCCTCAGAGACATGTATGAGCAGTTCCAGAACATCATGAAGATGGGGCCCTTTGGACAGATCATG GGTATGATTCCGGGCTTCGGAACGGACTTCATGAGCAAAGGAAACGAGCAGGAATCCATGGCCAGGCTGAAGAAACTCATGACCATCATGGACAGCATGAACGACCAAG AGTTGGACAGCAAGGATGGTGCCAAGCTGTTCACCAAGCAAGCAAACCGCATCCAACGGGTGGCCCGCGGGGCGGGGGTGGCCACGCGGGACGTCCAAGAACTTCTCACCCAATACACCAAGTTCGCCCAGATGGTCAAGAAGATGGGCGGCATCAAAGGCCTGTTTAAAG GAGGTGACATGTCCAAGAACGTCAACCCTTCACAAATGGCCAAACTCAACCAGCAGATGGCCAAGATGATGGACCCCCGTGTGCTTCACCATATGG GTGGCATGCAAGGCTTGCAGTCAATGATGCGCCAGTTCCAGCAGGGGGCGGCAGGAAACATGAAAGGAATGATGGGATTCAACAACATGTGA